In the Micromonospora narathiwatensis genome, one interval contains:
- a CDS encoding CPBP family intramembrane glutamic endopeptidase — MADGRPADRSPLRFFVLVFALAIPFWLLQPLTEGMSDVLPMRLPTSAAMFVAPFVAALILTRADRRPGGTRRLLRHSVSRQGIDRRRWYLPALLIMPVLMFLSYAVARAMGDAVPAPRFDPTYVLVSVALFAVAGLMEEVGWMGYLGGVLQQRRNALWAALLLGTVWAVWHIVPYAQAGHSVRWITWQCVLTVALRVIIFWLYNNNAGSVLLASLFHASINVSDALYPVDGSAYNPVISGAVIVLAAAAIAFLWGPTSLTRFRYSSSRPDAARVDTGRPDTAGRDTARLPGPDRSGQRSA; from the coding sequence ATGGCCGACGGCCGCCCGGCTGATCGATCGCCCCTGCGCTTCTTCGTGCTCGTCTTCGCGCTGGCGATCCCGTTCTGGCTCCTCCAGCCGCTGACCGAGGGCATGTCGGACGTGCTCCCGATGCGGCTGCCGACCAGCGCCGCGATGTTCGTCGCCCCGTTCGTCGCCGCGCTGATCCTCACCCGGGCCGACCGCCGGCCGGGCGGCACCCGGCGCCTGCTGCGGCACAGCGTCAGCCGGCAGGGCATCGACCGCAGGCGGTGGTACCTGCCGGCGCTGCTGATCATGCCCGTGCTCATGTTCCTGTCGTACGCGGTGGCGCGCGCCATGGGCGACGCGGTGCCCGCCCCCCGCTTCGACCCCACCTACGTCCTGGTCTCGGTCGCGCTGTTCGCCGTGGCCGGCCTCATGGAGGAGGTCGGCTGGATGGGGTACCTGGGCGGAGTCCTGCAACAACGGCGCAACGCCCTGTGGGCCGCGCTCCTCCTCGGGACGGTCTGGGCCGTCTGGCACATCGTGCCGTACGCGCAGGCCGGCCACTCCGTACGGTGGATCACCTGGCAGTGTGTGCTGACGGTGGCGCTGCGGGTCATCATCTTCTGGCTCTACAACAACAACGCGGGCAGCGTGCTGCTGGCGAGCCTCTTCCACGCCAGCATCAACGTCAGCGACGCGCTCTACCCGGTCGACGGGTCCGCCTACAACCCGGTCATCTCGGGCGCGGTGATCGTGCTGGCCGCCGCCGCCATCGCGTTCCTCTGGGGTCCGACCTCGCTGACCCGGTTCCGCTACTCCTCATCACGCCCCGACGCGGCCCGCGTCGACACCGGTCGGCCCGACACCGCCGGTCGCGACACGGCCCGGCTGCCCGGTCCGGACAGGTCGGGTCAGCGGTCGGCGTGA
- a CDS encoding DEAD/DEAH box helicase gives MTLTSALPATADPDTLYDTFAGWASERGLDLYPHQEEAVIEIVSGANVIMNTPTGSGKSLVAIAAHFAALADDRTTFYTAPIKALVSEKFFALCEVFGAENVGMLTGDASVNSDAPIICCTAEILANLALREGARADVGQVIMDEFHFYAEPDRGWAWQVPLIELPQAQFILMSATLGDTTRFVDDLTRRTGRPTAVVRSAERPVPLLFSYAMTPLHETLEELLETKQAPVYVVHFTQAAALERAQALMSVNVSTRAEKDLIAQAIGNFRFTSGFGKTLSRLVRHGIGVHHAGMLPKYRRLVETLAQAGLLKVICGTDTLGVGINVPIRTVLFTGLSKYDGTRTRLLKAREFHQIAGRAGRAGFDTLGRVVVQAPEHVIENEKALAKAGDDPKKRRKVVRKKPPEGSIGWGQPTFDRLVEAEPEPLTSSFQVSHSMLLNVIGRPGDAFASMRHLLTDNHEDRAAQRRHIRRAIAIYRALRAGGVVEELPEPDEQGRRVRLTVDLQLDFALNQPLSPLALATVELLDRESPSYALDVLSVIESILDDPRQVLSAQQFKARGEAVAAMKAEGIEYEARLELLDEVTWPKPLAELLENAYEMYRQGHPWVADHQLSPKSVVRDMYERAMTFPEYVQFYGLSRSEGLVLRYLADAYKTLRQTVPEDAKTEELVDLIEWLGELVRQVDSSLIDEWERLRNPSDVEQVAASLDDRPPAVTRNARAFRVLVRNALFRRVELAALRRWDLLGELDAEHGWDADAWADALEPYFEAYDGIGVGPDARGPALLMIEQGRERWTVRQILDDPEGDHDWGISAEVDLAASDEVGAAVVRITAVGQL, from the coding sequence ATGACTCTCACCTCCGCGCTGCCCGCGACCGCCGACCCCGACACCCTCTACGACACGTTCGCCGGCTGGGCGTCCGAGCGCGGCCTCGACCTCTATCCCCACCAGGAGGAGGCGGTCATCGAGATCGTCTCCGGGGCGAACGTGATCATGAACACGCCGACCGGCTCCGGCAAGAGCCTGGTCGCCATCGCCGCGCACTTCGCCGCCCTGGCCGACGACCGCACCACCTTCTACACCGCGCCGATCAAGGCCCTGGTGTCGGAGAAGTTCTTCGCGCTCTGCGAGGTCTTCGGCGCGGAGAACGTCGGCATGCTCACCGGCGACGCCAGCGTCAACTCCGACGCCCCGATCATCTGCTGCACCGCGGAGATCCTGGCCAACCTCGCGCTGCGCGAGGGCGCCCGGGCCGACGTCGGCCAGGTGATCATGGACGAGTTCCACTTCTACGCCGAACCGGACCGGGGCTGGGCCTGGCAGGTGCCGCTCATCGAGCTGCCGCAGGCACAGTTCATCCTGATGTCCGCCACGCTCGGCGACACCACCCGCTTCGTCGACGACCTGACCCGACGTACCGGCCGGCCGACCGCCGTCGTGCGCTCGGCCGAGCGGCCGGTCCCGCTGCTCTTCTCGTACGCGATGACCCCGCTGCACGAGACGCTCGAGGAACTGCTGGAGACGAAGCAGGCCCCGGTGTACGTCGTGCACTTCACCCAGGCCGCCGCGCTGGAACGCGCCCAGGCGCTGATGAGCGTCAACGTCTCCACCCGGGCCGAGAAGGACCTGATCGCCCAGGCGATCGGCAACTTCCGGTTCACCTCCGGCTTCGGCAAGACCCTGTCGCGGCTGGTCCGGCACGGCATCGGCGTGCACCACGCCGGCATGCTGCCCAAGTACCGCCGCCTGGTGGAGACCCTCGCGCAGGCCGGGCTGCTCAAGGTCATCTGCGGCACCGACACGCTCGGCGTCGGCATCAACGTGCCGATCCGTACCGTGCTCTTCACCGGCCTGAGCAAGTACGACGGGACCCGGACCCGGCTGCTCAAGGCCCGCGAGTTCCACCAGATCGCCGGCCGGGCCGGCCGGGCCGGCTTCGACACCCTCGGCCGGGTGGTGGTGCAGGCCCCCGAGCACGTCATCGAGAACGAGAAGGCCCTGGCCAAGGCCGGCGACGATCCGAAGAAGCGCCGCAAGGTGGTGCGGAAGAAGCCGCCCGAGGGCTCGATCGGCTGGGGGCAGCCCACTTTCGACCGGCTGGTCGAGGCCGAACCGGAGCCGCTCACCTCCAGCTTCCAGGTCAGCCACTCGATGCTGCTCAACGTCATCGGCCGGCCCGGTGACGCCTTCGCCTCGATGCGGCACCTGCTCACCGACAACCACGAGGACCGGGCCGCCCAGCGGCGGCACATCCGCCGGGCCATCGCCATCTACCGGGCGCTGCGGGCCGGCGGCGTGGTCGAGGAGCTGCCCGAGCCGGACGAGCAGGGCCGGCGGGTCCGGCTCACCGTCGACCTCCAGCTCGACTTCGCGCTCAACCAGCCGCTGTCGCCGCTCGCCCTGGCCACCGTCGAGCTGCTGGACCGGGAGTCCCCCTCGTACGCCCTCGACGTGCTGTCGGTGATCGAGTCGATCCTCGACGACCCGCGCCAGGTGCTCTCCGCCCAGCAGTTCAAGGCCCGCGGCGAGGCGGTCGCCGCGATGAAGGCCGAGGGCATCGAGTACGAGGCCCGCCTCGAACTGCTCGACGAGGTGACCTGGCCCAAGCCCCTCGCGGAGCTGCTGGAGAACGCGTACGAGATGTACCGGCAGGGGCACCCGTGGGTCGCCGACCACCAGCTCTCCCCCAAGTCCGTCGTCCGCGACATGTACGAGCGGGCGATGACCTTCCCGGAGTACGTGCAGTTCTACGGCCTGTCCCGGTCGGAGGGCCTCGTCCTGCGCTACCTCGCGGACGCGTACAAGACGCTGCGGCAGACCGTCCCCGAGGACGCCAAGACCGAGGAACTGGTCGACCTCATCGAGTGGCTGGGCGAGCTGGTCCGCCAGGTCGACTCCAGCCTCATCGACGAGTGGGAGCGGCTGCGCAACCCGTCCGACGTCGAGCAGGTCGCCGCGTCGCTGGACGACCGGCCGCCGGCGGTCACCCGCAACGCCCGGGCGTTCCGGGTCCTGGTACGCAACGCGCTGTTCCGCCGGGTCGAGCTGGCCGCCCTGCGCCGCTGGGATCTCCTCGGGGAACTGGACGCGGAGCACGGCTGGGACGCGGACGCGTGGGCGGACGCGCTGGAGCCGTACTTCGAGGCGTACGACGGGATCGGGGTCGGGCCGGACGCCCGCGGGCCGGCGCTGCTCATGATCGAGCAGGGCCGGGAGCGGTGGACCGTACGCCAGATCCTCGACGATCCGGAGGGCGACCACGACTGGGGCATCAGCGCCGAGGTCGACCTCGCGGCCTCGGACGAGGTCGGTGCCGCCGTGGTGCGGATCACCGCCGTCGGGCAGCTTTAG